From Rhopalosiphum padi isolate XX-2018 chromosome 2, ASM2088224v1, whole genome shotgun sequence:
TTGATgcgcggagtggagtggtacgtgGTTATCTCAAAGAATATTTGTCCACTAAtctgcttgtctaaactttaaatacgtataactcataaactactcgctctaaattcgattttatgtatcaaaatacccagaaaaaatattctgctttggaatatgaaattaaaactctatgttgtaattttttttaataaaaacgttttttaaagaacttgaaactatgtaaaaaaatgttttcaaaaacatgaatactttttgagataatgagtattttatgataaaagaatcactctgtatattttctttactgaaatataaaaaaaaaattagagtaAAGCCActttatttttcagaaaaattaaagttaaaacgttaacaaaattaaatattcaaatgtaccTAATACAATGATTTcttcacaaatatttattaaaattaagtaaatcatAACTGCAGAAGCTTAaaacatttaactataaattataaaattaaaattttctatttataattgaaatttaaaaaatttaaaactaattttaagcgaaattatattacatcaataattatattttcatcaacatttgatatttttgaattttttttagttgttttctataaatttagaaaattagtatactgcagtatatcttaaaaagaaaaataaatgactaagagtaatattattaaattataaaatattcttaaaaataatagctgacatactatttattttaaatcgtttttatatggtgtaatttttcaattaacactgaaatttaaatttaatacatcaattATAATGGCCACTATGGCCTGCTATGACGAGATACACTCGAACTATACTGTAGAGTAGATAAAAGTGACttatctgatttttttcaactaatttaattcaatttgtaattaaataatataaatatactgttcTACTTACATATTGAAACCATGTTATACTGATAAAAAACATTCCaaataattaggttttattaaaattatacattttatttttaaacgtaaatCATCGTTAAAGTCTCTAAACTATAATTCAATGTACCCTAATAAGTCACGCATTttcattatctatttatttaattttaaagctttCCGTTCTTATCACAGCTCTTATTTAGTTATGTCTCTCttcatttattgattttattgtcttgatgaataatattgattttataattatatttttataaaaaagttgtATCATTCTTAtatctatcataatatattcaataataatttatattaacttcTTACACAATACATATTAGCCATTAGCTTATAAATTGATTCATAGACAATATTTATGGCTtaggtaagtatttatttatttttattatttatgaattaaacaatctataaatattgtaaaagtatAAGTGATAGTGAAGATATTTaacaatacttatatttatagtaaaaatgtttgcaggtatataacaatatcaaGACAGTTGTCTCGCATGAAAGAACCAACCAGTATGTGACTTCAGAAAAtcctttatataaatacaaataaaaatataagttatactaGTAAATAGAAGATAGccaatttactaataatttaatacatattatattaatacatatactgCTAATGtggaaaaaaattttgaattttataggaGTACAACAATATTACATCGCTCctgtttaaattcaatatttataaagcttGGGACATTGTAATTATTCTATGCGATGAAAAAGAAAAGTGTAtgataagaaaaacaaaaattattattataggtagtctCGTAAATAACCTTAGTAACAGTAGGTACTCgtactttgtatatatatatataattatatttattattgttaaatgaaTTGTCCATTTGAACATTCATAAAACTAATAGGTACAATACACATTGACATACATGTGTTCTTTTTATGCACGTGAGAATACACGTCGGAATACATAtgagtattttcaattttcatttttcttttaataaatatattggataCACAGTACactcatacattataatttatttttactggtGTAAGTCAAACAATACTGTCGTGTGTATAGGCCAAAGAAGCTATCTAGATCATTTTCTACATCTCCTCTATGATAGAAAAGGtaattaaattgaatgtatttttaatgatttaatcaaataaaagtaGGTAAGTGAGACGCTGATGTAATGATGCACgttgaatttaaaactttacTTCTGATATTCCAATAAAAATGCACTTTGTGTACTGGATGTAGTGGTTATCTAATTCACTAGTTAATAAATCCAATTCATTGATAAAATcagaattcatataataatgatagtaaacAATCCAATGGTAAATTTAACAAACCTaagataaaaactataataaattattaattataaaattctttggacataaaaatataaaatacgtaaatcCCGAAAcgaaatacctaattaaattaataattattaggtaaatctaaatgaatagtataatatatataagaataataataaaaaaaagtggtgtttttttatttttattattattatatattaaatgtaatatgtgtCAGCATATTACATGTAGTATTACATGTCTTAGAtctaattaacataattaattaaactatatatatatgtacatattataataagataagttattattttaatttagaattccataaaatttcaatttcttCAGGAAATTCTACAATGACACAgattacgtatatttatttgtaaaatatttaaaatgaagttAGCATCagcttattcaaaattaaatgaaacatacacaaaagtcaaaaatattccgatattaaaactatacaaaaatatttatttaaattaaaatccgttccctaataataacacatcgattataggtttataatatataaagctaATATGCTATACAGCTatagcataatatgtattatcatttcggtatgcattttaaatttccgCAGTTTACTATGTTTACATACAGCCAAAAACTTCGCCAATAATAAGACCTAAGACCTTCATACATTAAATATCTTGACATCCGTTGCGATGACATACGTTAAAATGTCTAaagttgaaattaataataagataacatatctatatattttatgaatattattacgattatttattatgattattcaacgtattacaaataaaaaattgaatcattGATTTGTtcagacaattattatatttatttttaagttttctatattttttagtaccATTATTacacgtaattttttttaatgtgggcgattattattaaaaaaattatgttttttttttaataataatattttatagctattaattttatattgttaactgAATTTTTTTCCTCAAAGAGTTTACACTAAAAAAGGTACTTTAGGCGAAGTTTACATGCGCCCAATATGACACCTTAAATCACAATACAACGGCTACATACTTtccaaaaaagttatattttaaaggtaGTAAATTCAACAGATAACTTGTATTTCTTTTTAGAAGCGCAGACAATGagattaactataaattagttaaatggctaaaattatttttaggctTACCGTTTTTACCCagtgatgaaattaaaaatttcatagccttgaataaaataatttatttacagaatatttactatagacatattatattgcaccTAATGCATTATTTCTACCGTATTATCTTTGGGTACAAGAACCTTCGGTAAATTCaaagtatgatttaaaaaaaaataaagttaaattcttatttctttCTATGTGAATTTCACCAGtagctaaataaaaatttctaagtttttataattattgtttagaaCTACCGTAGAGATTACGCCAGAGAGCTTTCATAGGATGTATAATGGTCAGTTTTATGATCCTCATCCTCTAACACAGTGATGCCCAACCTGTTTTGTTCGGCGTGCCACTTTGGTAAACACTCATCTCCGAGCTGGCCAccaaatataaaagtacaaataatCTCAatcttaatctaataatataattttgttatacataataagtgtacaatatatatggcATATATCTTATCTTTTATTGGCTATCGAAAATATCACGGATTGAGGTATAcattgtaggtacatataatgatcagtatataaaaaaattaaaaataaatgacttatAAGTGTGTGACATGTGGCCTGCGGGCTACGGGTTGAGCACCACTGCGTCTAACGCATATTgtagtgatttaaattttaaaacaaatacaagtACTTACAAACTTtggcaataattaattttattaaaaattatgcacATAATTCTATGGCCAAAAAAGagataaatctaaaattgaatcaaaactaaaatattaagtacaacgattaaaatatacaggaatctatttttatatttataaaaactaaaaattcatacaaaggaaaaatgtttataaaaattattattttgtaatttttattttttatttttttcaatttgtaacgtattataaattatataacactattattaatgtttataccaaacatttttttttaattttatagtctaacgcgtattttgtattttttttttttttaattagtaacgTAGTTATAATGTAACAGTGTTATTAATAtcgaatagtttttatatatcaaaaaaaagaattttgattaaatcctcaaataaaataaaattcagaaatgtataaaatataaacttggcAACGTAGTCTAAAAAATCGTTTGTAATCGTTAGTTTTTtgattgaaaaacaaaagttgaTAAACGACATTTGTTCGAAATCATTTATGACATTCGTCTAAAAAAGATATTTTGGACAAAAATAGAATAGGCTATGATCCTTTATGTACCTTTTTTTGGCGCGAAGTAGTAAAGTAATAAGTTAACACAAaggaaaacattaaaatataatctattttaaaagGTCTGGACAAAAACTTCAAATTATTggtctattaatataatataatatttttatcatacatataatatgtgtttaataataatatagaacgcACACGCACGTTCTGAAACGTATGCGTACGAACCAATGTACCGGAACGGTGGAATTCCGCGAGAGAGCCGAGTACGAATGCCGTCGTATTCGTGGACGAATATTAATATCACGACAATGCCACAGAAATGCCGAGCCTgtgcatattatttgtatacatctaatgtatctaaaaatgtatagatatatatgaCTATTGTCactatataggtattcaatTGTACTACcggtatatatgatatatacataatacgcatagttgattgtatataatattaccattgtgtgtacctataaaatagaGCCGTATATTTTGGTGcaaaataacacacacacacacacacacacgcacattatatattatatatatatatgtatgtataagtcATATGTGCGGGAAAGAAATGATGATGATCGTCCGTTCGTTTCTTAGCGTATGTTTGCTTAGACAACGCGACATAAACAAATACAGAGGATCCGCGTCAAATACAATAGTATGCTTAATATGgtacaacaattttttatcgGTTAAACTTGTGTGGGTATGAACAAAATGTGGTACAatcgtaattaataatttatagtgtattaatattttcgaaTACAAGAGTTTGTATTCGATTAATATCAATgcatttgataaaatttagtaaattcAAATTCTcaaaataccaattaaaaaaaaaaaaacatttttttaaatatttggaatatttttagtgtggtattataaatattattttactaatcttcataaaataagtataaaccaTTAGttccaaatattttgtaaattatctaATCCaagtattaatatactattatagtattttaatacaatacaggTCCCGTCTCGCactaataaattaaacgttGTCTTGTCGGTGACgtgtttattaagaaataaatcaTAACCGTACGCTAATACTATTTCTAGCTGCTGTCATCGCACTAAATGTCAATTTTTCGTATTCATCTCCGgtcaatgttttttatattacctacataataatctacaaatgttattatacacacaaagtATATGGATCTGCCCAGTTGTGTCTGGCCATACGCATCATCAGCAGCGGGCTTTCTCCAgcctatcattattattattttattttatcatcgttTAATGTGTCGAGTTGCTACGTTTTGTTTCGTTCCGTATTATCTTTTTATTCACGATTCATATATAGAGAGAGCCgtataaacgatataatatagtcaacAAATTGCACCGGTATTTTGGAACCCGGTcgggatttaaattttttttattattcgtgaTTATTATTTGCCGGTCAATTAGTACACGTGAAAACGTAGACACgttgctattataatatctaatattcatatatgtataataattaaccataataaaaaattaatacaacgtTAAAATCAGTTTCGATTAGTATCATTAAATGTAatcgtaagtatattattatcccaACATTGCGATGTacatagtatacaatttaagacgatatttttaaacgataGGTCTTATACCTAAGTACTCTTTTCGTCTTtcgaatattgaaaataaattgtgccacgtaatgtaataaaactattaacttGCCAGTACATCACATACTACATAGAGCCCCTTAAATTTCGAATACATGtatcaacaattaaaaaaaaatgaattagcgTTCTGCTATAGGCTACCACCATATTCATAGCGCTACTTTTTTCTTTTACGAAAATTGATGTACCTACAGTGATCTAATAGATTACCATTCAACAATTACCTGCAGTGTTAAGTAGATTGGTCTTTTTAAAACAGCTTCAGGTTAGTAGGTTATATCCTATCGATATacctacgttatattatatatttttgaaaataccaCTATGGGGCTTGATGGGTTTACTAAGAAATAATGATGGGTGTTCTATGgcgtatgtaataatttttttcattacaaattatcaAACTAAAACCATTTCTCAAAACTCTCACATCTTTCCCATTTGTTTGACAGAATTGCAATTATTTTCAGAACTAAAATTCtcgtaataaatcattttaagttttaactatattaattcgaactgtaaatatataaataatatcctcACAGAATACggaatttatgaataattattgttaaaaataaattattacagattatataattgtattattttattatgtgtttaaaaatattataaatacctacaaccatgattttaatataaatataaatatattataatatttaatattatcaaatataaataactgaGTTTACGTACTTCAATATAGaagttttgattttgatttaaattataaataaagttgatatatagattattttaatttataaacatattttattatatagcaaattgaaagaaaaaaatcacaaaataattcGTATCAAATGGTATAATTAAGATAACTTACTCTCGGTCgacaaaagtatatatatatataatacatttaatatcttTGCTAccttaaatgtttaaacatttatttagtttttattgtttttgtaattcaaaGTACGTTCACCTAACCacggtatatttttaaaatgcttgTGCAGATCAATAATACCGTGTCGAAAATAGCATTTTATTCGATTCGAATACTGTATTGTACGAATCAGTTTTGGTCGATTTACTCTAAATTTCATTACAAGGAGCGCATCCCGAAACCAtgaacagtatataataatataatatcgtataatattattcttattattacaaCGACGGGTTTACGGCACGTGGTGGTGGTGCGATAACGGTATATGGTGAATCAAATTTCTACTCAACGAGTGCAGTCATACTGCCGTCCATAAAATTATTCCGATTGTCCATTTCAGATCAAATGGATTTCGCGTTATATTGTTGTGATAGGTACCagacgtttataaaatatcgaaTCCGACGAATAACGTGGTTCGATTTGCATGCCTCGACTGTGGCGTTacatattgttgttataatgtTTGCTTATAATACGACGATGTCCGTTTATTATCGATCGGTGATAATGttcataacgataataatattattatgtgcgcaTAGAAAGTATTCCTAATCAACTCTAAGATACCTAATCCCGTTGGTACACCGTTTATGGactgtacaatatacatgtatggcGGATTGGcgctataatatcataatgtgtTCGGACTTTCGGTTTGTGCTCGTGTTTTTCATTTTctgtcaatttatattattcacgaATATTCTCACCGGAAGAAATTTCTTCGATGtacgaatattattaacaatacgcGTATACGCAAATACTCGCGTCTCTTTATTCTGGTGTCATTGTGCGAAATCGTTTTGGTATTTCGACaggatagtataataatattataataataatgcaactaCCTATACGATATcagattattttatgaattacaatATGGTACACTTGCTCGCGGTTTTGTCGTCAGTAAacaaaatgttaacaaaaacataaacatcgcctaatgtataacattatatattataatactattatattgtgcaCCAACAGAGAAAACACGTGCGATTTTATTCGTACATCTACTTCTTAATCGTTTTATCCAGTGCATACGTGAGAATAAATTTCTCACATCTTATTATACAgaggatttatatattttattgtttgtcttTGTCGGAGACGTGTACACTGTTACTCCTTTGTTTTGTGATATAGTCTCAAGAAGAAAcacaatttaacataatacaacataatattatgttaggtacCTACGAATATGCCTAACCACATATTACAAAAAAACGTATTACCGTGCAGGATGGAAAGTGTATAACATCCTTTTGCATCTACATGcgacgtttaaatattttttgcgcGTAAGTTATAATACGTTATGTTCGAatctaagaaatataattacagtttaataataggtaggtacgtacCTATACGtactaaatgatattattttaggtcataactattatattgtattatattttcatgcgAAATTTATGGAAGATTTTTAAtcctgttttttattttataacacgatagaatttacaaaaaaataaacatttgatattATGTGTTCTAagttattacacatattttgaTAGTAGAAAAATTCAgaaatgttaaacaataattattaccaaaaaaagacaatttaactcaaaaaaaacactcaatgtaatattacaatgtGTTGTTGTTtcggttgtaataattttataattatttctttttacgaACAAAACTGGTAGTTGGCGTTAAATAAACgaaaacgaaattaaaataactgaataaaatatgtactgtGAATACCTTCAGCagacgaaaaatatattttataaatatattttcttacacTACGCGGTGGTTGtgaaaaaatagtataacaaGACTGAAATCCCGTAATCGTGCGGACGTCGGTGTATTTCATTCGAAATATTGTTATCGTGTAAGAATCTGAAATGCAATAAACGAGAGATTTACATAGCAGATTTCCTGAATTGTGTAAAATTTACTGTACATTGGTATATCGTGTATACAACAAAGACAGTGACGAGCAGTATAACTAGTGTgagattgtaataattaataatattattaaaatatgtcatcCAACGAGATGATGTTTTTAACTGGTTTATGTTGTGTTTACGTCGATAGTGATGAAGAGGGACATGATATTAGGGTTTTgatcaatgttttatatttaaatcctttttatgtttttatttttttgctttatgaaatcttaaattaaaataaattttaaagaataatattgattagtaacaaaataataagcaaatatatacatttttaatgacatttaatttattgttaatctcCTTGTCTGCGGTTCTTAAAAGGGAACACAATAGTTACCTATTGAATTTACTACttgtaaaataaatctttttgtGAAAGTATGTAAACTCCGCCAAGAAAAATATCAggtataattgaattaataacaataaaacttaataataaaataataaacaaatgtataccgtactatacgttattattgacgtttaatttgaaataaattaaatatcatgattgaattgaataaaaacatGCTTAATATAATTTGGTTCAAGTTATAATGCGTCCCAATCTAAGAAATACAACACATATAAACACACTACAATACtgtcatcatttttaaatacaatacattattcaatattcataatacacgtatatttatttataactactaaaaaaatagtaaaataaacatgGAAAATTGGGTGGGAGAAATAatcaaattagaaaaaaataatacgattccAGTCGGTTTGCAAGCTCTTTTACACTATTGCGATTTTCTGCAAAATTCGCATGATCAGCTCACAACGCGTGAAAGTCTTCCAGTCGACACGTAATAAAAACGCATTAtcacaaaaaacaattaatataatatactacgcgCTTGGGTAGcctaaaattaaatgaacatttaTTACGCGAAAACGGCCCAATAGGATTCTATATATGGACGTGCCCGAggtgaaataataacatattatacactctACTCCGGAGACTATTACCCCGCACCCACCCCCTTACCATGGTGACCCtgctaaaacaatattataatcatcggCCGACGTCGTAGACTACTCCGCGAACAACGATCGTGAGAGAATAAGAAGAAAGCACAATGTTAGAGGTCAAGTGCGCGTTCGGAGGGGCACCGTCTAAGAGCGGGCCTAGCCGTTGCGACTCGTGTGCGTTTTCCGCTCCCCGCGCTATGGCGGTGGTATATATACTGAACGGCCGGGAAACCCAACTAACAGTGCACGTTCTGGCGTCGAAGCATCTACAGCTACTGCCGAGACGATCGCACAAACCGTTAACAGTCGAAATCACAATATCTTTACGCGTTTAGCATAATACAAcgttatcgtattataatattgtacacggcGTACGATAgttttcgaaaataataattcggGTTCAGTGACAGTTCGTGTggaaaaaattactaaaataactaaaatgagTCGGTTACCTACGGTGTTGGTGTGCGTGGTGGTGATTTTAGCGTTAGGAGACCGCTCCGAAGCTTACTGTGGATTACGATCCGGTGACGGCAACGACGGAGGCGGTGTAGACAGTTTCATCACGTGTCTCAAAGCCAAGGCAATCGTTACAATGGACCGCATGTCACGGGACGATTCATTGCCCGTAACCGGATCAGTGGCCCTAGTTCACGGAGACTTAGCTCACCGTCGTCAACGATCGGAACAGGCTCCAGTGGTTAACGAACAAGAACTTCAATCAAAACCAGACGAAACCCTCAACCATATGCTCTACGAAAAAGCGGTTGGACTTCTCAGCGGCAGGGTTATTAAAGTTGGTTTACCTGAACTCACGCCAGACGAGTTGAGGAC
This genomic window contains:
- the LOC132922347 gene encoding uncharacterized protein LOC132922347, with translation MSRLPTVLVCVVVILALGDRSEAYCGLRSGDGNDGGGVDSFITCLKAKAIVTMDRMSRDDSLPVTGSVALVHGDLAHRRQRSEQAPVVNEQELQSKPDETLNHMLYEKAVGLLSGRVIKVGLPELTPDELRTALEEGRGKMKKNMGMMMTMVGMKAMMIIPLALGLLFLMAGKALIISKIALILSLIITLKKLLSKSGGGGEHMMHESHSSSGSGWPSGGSSGGGGWDKRSSSSSSEAAAAASQILAYRSYNRPY